The Thermasporomyces composti region AGCGACACCGCCGCCAGCGGACGCTGAGCTGGAAGGTCAGGTCGCCTCGGTGTCGAACGGGGGCGTGGGCGGGTCTGCCGACGTGTCGTCGGTCGCCGTGGCGGTCGCCGTGCCATTCGTCGACGCAGCTGTCGCGTCGGCGCTGTTCGACGCGACGTCGCCACCGCTCGAGGTGCCGCTGCCGTTGGCCCGCACCGACGTCTTCTTCGGCGGGCTGTCGAGCCTGAGGTCGTCTCGGAGATCGAGGTCGCGGTCGAACCGCAGGTCTTCCTCGTCGAGCACGTCGAGCACGTGCTTGCGGACGAACGTGCGCGGGTTGAGGTCGCGGATGTCGAGGTCTTCGAACTCAGGACCCAGCTCGCGACTCAGCTCCCGCCGGGCATTGGCGGCCATGGAGCGCAGCTGACGGAGGCCACGGGCGGCCTGCCGGGCCATGTCGGGCAGCCGGTCGGGCCCGAAGATGAACAGTGCGGCGATCGCCAGCACGACGAACTCCAGGGCACCGATGTCGAACACGCGCCCAGCGTAGCCTTCCCGCGGCCAAACGGCGTCGCAGAGGAGGGCCAAGGTCCCTCGTCGGCCAGCGCCGGACAGTTCTCCGGGTCGAGCACGCGCCGTCGCGCGCCACGCTCACCCGGTCTCCTCACCGAGGGTGACGATCGCCTTACCCGTCTTTCCGCCTCGGGTGTAGACCAGCTCCACCCGCTGACCTGGCACGAAGCTCCGAATTCGAACGATCAGGTCCTCCGCCCCGGTGACCTTGTGTCCGTTGATCGCCGTCACGATGTCTCCGCGCTGCAAGCCCGCCTTGTCGGCCCCGCTGCCCGGCTGGATCTCGCCCAGCCGCGCACCGGGCCCCTGGTGACGGACGTCGACCACCGCGCCCACGACCGGATAGACGGCGCGCCCGGTGCGGATGATCTGGTCCGCGGTCCGTCGCGCCTGGTTGACCGGGATGGAAAAGCCGACGCCGATGTTGCCCTCCTGCTGGTCGGTGCGGAACGGCGCGCGGTCCCCCACGGTGGCGATCGCGGAGTTCACACCCACGACCTGCGCGCGCAGGTTGACCAGCGGCCCGCCCGAGTTGCCGGGATTGACCGCGGCGTCGGTCTGGATCGCGTTGATGAACGACATCTCGCTGTCGCCACCGCCGGCGGTCACGGGGCGGTTCCGGGCGCTCACGATTCCGCTCGTCACGGTGCCCGTCAGGCCCAACGGTGAGCCGATCGCGACCACCGGCTCGCCGACGCGTACCCGATCAGAATCACCCAGCGCCACCGGCTTGAGTGGACCGACTCCCTTGACCCGAACCACAGCGAGGTCGTACGAGGGGCTGCGCCCCACGACGGAGGCCTTCGCCTCCTCACCGTCGTGGAAGACGATCGTGATCGTGCCGTTCCGCTTCACCGCCGGGGCGATGACGTGGTTGTTGGTGAGGATGTAGCCATCGGCACGGATCACGAAGCCGGAGCCGCTCGAGTTCCCCTCGCTCGAACTGACCTTGATCTGCACCACGCTCGGCAGTACGGCGTCCGCGACCTCGGCGACACTCGACGGCTTGGGCAACGCAGATCCCGCCGACCCTAGGTCGTCGTCCGGCTCCGGCGGCTCGGTCGCGATCAAGGCGGGCCCGAAGCGCAGGGTCGCCAGGACCCCCGCGCTCGCGCCGGCCGCGGCGGCCACGAGAGCGATCGCGACGGCGAGCGCGACCAGGACGCCACGGCGCGGCTGCCACGGGCCACGTGCGGTGGGCGGCTGAGCGGGCGCTGTCTTCGGTCCGAGCGGCGAGAGACCGGTCACGCCGGCTGGAGGAGTCCCGTTCGTGGGCGTCGGACGAGCCCACGGCGGTGGCGGCTCGAAGTCCGGCCGGCCCGCAGGGTAGTTCGGCCCAGGCCCGGGCCAACGGTGAGGCTCGCCGGAGTGGGAGGTGGACTCGACCCTCTGGTGTCCTCGCGCGCGGTCCCCCCAGCCGACCGAAGACTGGGACATCGCCGGCCGGTCCCCGCTCTGGTCCACTCGGCGGACAGATGGCCCATCCCGTCGCTCACTCATCCGGCCCGCCCTTTCTGATCCGTCCATTCCAGAGAAGCGGCGCCGACCCCCGCGAACCCCCGCTCCATGGCGAGCCGCGAGAAGTCGCCGGGCTCCCCTCGGTCGTCAGTCGGAGGGATTCAACCAGGACACCACCCGTCCCAGCCCTCGGTCCAGCTGTTGGTCGAAGCCGGTCGGCCGCGACAGGGGATCTTGGTGAGATAACCCCACAACCACGGTATTCGGAGCCTGGGACGGATCAACCACCGTTGCAGCCACGGCACATCCGATCCCTCGCCGGCATACATCACGAGTCACCGCGGATCGGTTCGCCGACGGACATGTCACGACAGGCCCCTGCGGGCCGACGAGAAACCGCGATGCCTCGCGTGGCGCGTCAGCGGCGGGTGTCGATGTCGAGAATGCCTCGTTCGAAGACCGTGCTGACCACACCGGGGTCGGCGAAAGGAAGCCGTGCCGTGGTCCCAGGGTGCTCGACGATGTACCGCCGTCCCGGCGGCTCGACCGTGATCTCGGGCTTGTCGGCCGGCTGGCTCCCAGCCGCGAAGGCGCTCGCCACCGCCATGCTCGCGAGCGCCGCGGCGCCGAGGAAACCGATGGTCGCCCGACGGCGCCGAGAGGGTCGGCGCGCCGGCATTCTCCCCGCCGCACCCGGGCTCGGCCGACGGGAGCCGGGCTGACCGGGCGGGCGTCCGAATCCGAACGCGCCAGGCGGGACACCGTGGGTGCCGTCGGACCACGTCCGCGCCGTGTCGGCGATCGCGAGCAGCGAGACCCCGAGCCCGGGTGGCGGCGTCGGGTCGGCCAGGCCGGACAGCAGCGACTTGACCTGGCGTTCGGCCTCGGCGTCCGCGCGGCACTCCGCACAGTGGGCCAGGTGGACGAGCACCCGGTCTCGCGTGGCGTGGTCGAGCTCACCATCGACCAGAGCGGACAGCAAGTCGTGGGGGTGCTTCACCACTCTCCTCCGCCACGTCGTGCCCGCTGACCCGCCGGATGCGGCGTCCGGCCGACGTCTTCGTCATGGTCCGTGTCGCCCACCGGCGGGTGGTCCGCACGCTCGGCGTCGGCCGTGCCGGCCGCCTCCTCGCCGGACGCGACGGTGGCCATCTCCGCCCGACTGGGCATGCGATGCGCCAACGCCTCGCGCAACTGCGCGCGCCCGCGGTGGATCCGACTGCGCACAGTGCCGAGCTTGACGCCCAAGGTAGCGGCGATCTCCTCGTAGGAGAGTCCTTCGATATCACACAGGACGACCGCGGCCCGAAACTCCGGCGGCAGGGCGTCGAGCGCCGCCTGGATATCCGCGTCGAGGTGCCGGTCGTCGAACGCCTCGGCCGGACTCGGCTCCGCGCCGGGCAGCCGCTCTGGCGCGTCCTCCGGCAGCGCGTCGAACCGGATCCGCTGCCGACGCCGGGCCAAGTCGAGGAACAGGTTCGTGGTGATGCGGTGCAGCCAGCCCTGGAACGTCCCCGGCGTGTAGGTGGACAGCGACCGGAACACCCGCACGAAGACCTCCTGCGTGAGGTCCTCCGCGTCGTACCGGTTACCCGTCAGGCGATAGGCCAGGCGGTAGACCCGGGACGCGTGCGTGCGGACGATCTCGTCCCACGACGGAGGGGTCCACACCTCAGGCGCCGTACCGGCGAGGTCCTCAGACACTGGACCACCTCCCGTCATCCGTCACGCGGCCGTGGCCCGAAGGCCATTGTCACCCTCGTGCCCCACAGCTCCGCAACCGCCGCACCGAGTGGAAACGGCGGCACCGCCACCTGTGTGACACCTGTCCCCAGTGTCCACGGCGAACGGCCTGGATGGCTCCGGTTCGACCCCGGATTTATCACCTTTTCAGGTACCGGCGTCTCAGGGTTCTCCCGGAGGGCCGCAGGAGCCCATGTCCCACGAGTCCCCCACGAGGGCACGGCACGCACCGTACGCCCGGGACCGGCGCTAGGGATGACGTGGCGAAGGGCACTACGCTTCCCCCTTGACGCGACGTGTCCGGCATGACCGGAAAGACCCGCCCGCGGCACTCGGCCAGGGGCTCGACGAAGGAGGTAGCCATCTCCACTGAGATGAAGCCCGCCACCTGGGCATACGCCGAGAGCTACGTCGCCGAGGACGACGTTCTCGCTCGGGCGCGTCTACGCGCGGCCGAGGTCGGCGCCACCCCCATCGGTCAGGGCGGCGGAGCCGCGCTGCGGTTCCTCGCCGCCGTCCTCAACGCCCGAGCGGTCGTGGAGATCGGCACCGGCTGCGGTGTCTCGGGCATCTGGCTGCTGCGCGGCATGGCGCCCAACGGCACGCTCACCAGCGTCGATATCGAGGCGGAGCACCAGCGTCTGGCGCGCGAGTCCTTCGCCGAGGCCGGCTTCCCTCACCAGCGCACCCGCCTCATCACCGGCCGCGCCCTCGACGTCCTGCCGCGGTTGACCGACGGCGCCTACGACCTGGTCTTCTGCGACGGGGACAAGCGTGAGTACCCCGAGTACTACGAGGAGGCGCTCCGCCTCCTTCGTCCCGGCGGTGTGGTCGCGATCGACAACACGCTGTGGCACGACCGGGTGGCCGACCCGGCGCAGCGCGACCCGGAGACCGTCACGATCCGAGAGCTGGGCAAGCGAGTCCTCGACGACGACCGGGTCGTGCCGGTCCTCCTGCCGGTGGGTGACGGCCTGCTCTGCGCCGCGAAGAAGGCCTGACGTCGCCGACCGCCCGACCGCGTCCTGGTCAGCGTGGGACTGGCTGTCCCTTCCCGAGCACGGTGACACCGCCGGCGCTGATGGTGAAGCCGCGGGCCCGGTCCTCGGCGTGGTCCACGCCGATTCGTGCGCCAGGTGGCACCACGATGTTCTTGTCCAGGATCGCGTTGCGGACCACCGCGCCCTCCTCGATGACGGTGCCGTCGAGGATGACACTGCGCTCCACCACGGCCCCGCGTTTGACGACCACCCCTGGCGACAACACCGACTCGCGCACGACGCCACCCGCGACAACCGAGCCTGGCGAGAGGATCGACTCGCTCGCCTGGCCACCGTCGACGAGTTTCGCGCCCGGGTAGGCCGGCAGGTTGGTGTAGACCGGCCACTCCCGGTTGTGCAGGTTGAACGCGGGGTCCGCCGAGACCAGGTCCATGTGGGCCTCGTAGTAGGAGTCGAGCGTCCCGACGTCACGCCAGTAGTCCCGGTCACGCGCGGTCGCGCCCGGCACCTCGTTCGCCGCGAAGTCGTAGACCTGGGCGTCTCCACTCGCCACCAGGAGCGGGATGATGCTGCCGCCCATGTCGTGGGAGGAACCTTCGTCCTCAGCATCCCTGCGGAGCGCGTCGACCAACGCCTCGGTGGTGAAGACGTAGTTGCCCATCGACACGAAGCTCTCGTCCGGGCTGTCGGGAAGCCCAGGCGGGTCCGCGGGCTTCTCCAGGAAGGCCTGGATCGTGCGGCCATCCGATGCCGTCTGGATGACGCCGAACGCCGACGCCTCGCGGCGAGGCATCCGAATGCCCGCCACGGTGACGCCGGCGTGCGAGGCCACGTGAGCGTCGACCATCTGCGCCACGTCCATCCGGTAGACGTGGTCGGCTCCGAACACCGCCACCAAGTCGGGCTTCTCGTCATCGATGAGGTTGAGGGACTGGTAGATGGCGTCCGCGCTGCCCTGGAACCAGCGGGGCCCCAGCCGCTGCTGTGCCGGAACCGGGGTGACGTAGTTCCCGAGCAGCGTCGACATCCGCCACGTCAGCGAGATGTGCCGGTCGAGGGAGTGCGACTTGTACTGGGTGAGGACGCAGATCCGCAGGATGCGCGCGTTGACGAGGTTGGACAGCACGAAGTCGACGAGCCGGTAGATGCCGCCGAACGGTACGGCGGGTTTGGCGCGGTCCGCGGTGAGAGGCATGAGGCGCTTGCCTTCCCCGCCAGCGAGGACGATGCCGAGGACACGCCGATCCTTGCCCACGCCGGCCACCCTACGACGCGGGCACGGCCGTCACAATGAACGTCGTGCCCGCGCTGGTTGACCCCACGACGAGCGTCCACGCGTCCTTTCTCGCCGCCATGGAGGAGTTCCGCGCCGAGGGGCGAGGTGGTCCAGGGGACTACACCATGATCGGCCACGACCTTCGGACCTACGCCACCACATGGCAGACACCCGAGGGTTTCGCCGCCTACGTCGCGTCCCTGTTGGCCGACCGTCTCGAGGAGACGCCACGTCCGCGCGGCTTCGTGCCCGCCACGACCCTGTGGTACGTCGAGGGCACGACCTACCTCGGACGGCTCGCGATCCGACACCGACTCACCCCGGCGCTGCGTGAGCGAGGCGGTCACATCGGCTACGACGTGCGGCCGTCGGCTCGGCGACGCGGCTACGCCACCGCCATGCTGCGGGAGGCCCTCCCCATCGCCCGTCAGCTGGGAATCGACCGGGCGTTGGTCATGTGCGACGTCGACAACGAGGCGTCCCGGAAGGTCATCGTCGCCAACGGTGGCGTGCTGGAGGGCGAGCGCGGCGGCAATCTGCACTTCTGGGTGCCCACCGGTTGACGCCGCCACTGTGCGCCGACGACGCACGTCTCGGGCACTCCGACGGCCGTCCCGACCGCTCGCTCAACCGTCGAGCTGGGCCAGGAGCCGCTTGGGCGCGACCACCCGGTAGGCGTCCTCGACGATCTCGGCGACGCGGTTCCAGTCGACCGGCACGTCGAGGTAGACACCGAGCCAGCCACGGTGGCCGACGTACGGCGGACGGAAGAAGCGAGTCGGCTCGGCCGCCACGAGCATCTCCTGGACTCCTTCCGGCGCCGCACACCA contains the following coding sequences:
- the sigE gene encoding RNA polymerase sigma factor SigE yields the protein MSEDLAGTAPEVWTPPSWDEIVRTHASRVYRLAYRLTGNRYDAEDLTQEVFVRVFRSLSTYTPGTFQGWLHRITTNLFLDLARRRQRIRFDALPEDAPERLPGAEPSPAEAFDDRHLDADIQAALDALPPEFRAAVVLCDIEGLSYEEIAATLGVKLGTVRSRIHRGRAQLREALAHRMPSRAEMATVASGEEAAGTADAERADHPPVGDTDHDEDVGRTPHPAGQRARRGGGEW
- a CDS encoding GNAT family N-acetyltransferase, with amino-acid sequence MNVVPALVDPTTSVHASFLAAMEEFRAEGRGGPGDYTMIGHDLRTYATTWQTPEGFAAYVASLLADRLEETPRPRGFVPATTLWYVEGTTYLGRLAIRHRLTPALRERGGHIGYDVRPSARRRGYATAMLREALPIARQLGIDRALVMCDVDNEASRKVIVANGGVLEGERGGNLHFWVPTG
- a CDS encoding sec-independent translocase, with the protein product MFDIGALEFVVLAIAALFIFGPDRLPDMARQAARGLRQLRSMAANARRELSRELGPEFEDLDIRDLNPRTFVRKHVLDVLDEEDLRFDRDLDLRDDLRLDSPPKKTSVRANGSGTSSGGDVASNSADATAASTNGTATATATDDTSADPPTPPFDTEAT
- a CDS encoding S1C family serine protease, yielding MTGLSPLGPKTAPAQPPTARGPWQPRRGVLVALAVAIALVAAAAGASAGVLATLRFGPALIATEPPEPDDDLGSAGSALPKPSSVAEVADAVLPSVVQIKVSSSEGNSSGSGFVIRADGYILTNNHVIAPAVKRNGTITIVFHDGEEAKASVVGRSPSYDLAVVRVKGVGPLKPVALGDSDRVRVGEPVVAIGSPLGLTGTVTSGIVSARNRPVTAGGGDSEMSFINAIQTDAAVNPGNSGGPLVNLRAQVVGVNSAIATVGDRAPFRTDQQEGNIGVGFSIPVNQARRTADQIIRTGRAVYPVVGAVVDVRHQGPGARLGEIQPGSGADKAGLQRGDIVTAINGHKVTGAEDLIVRIRSFVPGQRVELVYTRGGKTGKAIVTLGEETG
- a CDS encoding O-methyltransferase, with amino-acid sequence MTGKTRPRHSARGSTKEVAISTEMKPATWAYAESYVAEDDVLARARLRAAEVGATPIGQGGGAALRFLAAVLNARAVVEIGTGCGVSGIWLLRGMAPNGTLTSVDIEAEHQRLARESFAEAGFPHQRTRLITGRALDVLPRLTDGAYDLVFCDGDKREYPEYYEEALRLLRPGGVVAIDNTLWHDRVADPAQRDPETVTIRELGKRVLDDDRVVPVLLPVGDGLLCAAKKA
- a CDS encoding MmcQ/YjbR family DNA-binding protein; protein product: MTPEPPDDPLGRLRALCLALPEVSERLSHGEPTWFVGRRVFVQYADHHHDDRVAFWCAAPEGVQEMLVAAEPTRFFRPPYVGHRGWLGVYLDVPVDWNRVAEIVEDAYRVVAPKRLLAQLDG
- the glgC gene encoding glucose-1-phosphate adenylyltransferase, with amino-acid sequence MGKDRRVLGIVLAGGEGKRLMPLTADRAKPAVPFGGIYRLVDFVLSNLVNARILRICVLTQYKSHSLDRHISLTWRMSTLLGNYVTPVPAQQRLGPRWFQGSADAIYQSLNLIDDEKPDLVAVFGADHVYRMDVAQMVDAHVASHAGVTVAGIRMPRREASAFGVIQTASDGRTIQAFLEKPADPPGLPDSPDESFVSMGNYVFTTEALVDALRRDAEDEGSSHDMGGSIIPLLVASGDAQVYDFAANEVPGATARDRDYWRDVGTLDSYYEAHMDLVSADPAFNLHNREWPVYTNLPAYPGAKLVDGGQASESILSPGSVVAGGVVRESVLSPGVVVKRGAVVERSVILDGTVIEEGAVVRNAILDKNIVVPPGARIGVDHAEDRARGFTISAGGVTVLGKGQPVPR
- a CDS encoding anti-sigma factor family protein; this encodes MKHPHDLLSALVDGELDHATRDRVLVHLAHCAECRADAEAERQVKSLLSGLADPTPPPGLGVSLLAIADTARTWSDGTHGVPPGAFGFGRPPGQPGSRRPSPGAAGRMPARRPSRRRRATIGFLGAAALASMAVASAFAAGSQPADKPEITVEPPGRRYIVEHPGTTARLPFADPGVVSTVFERGILDIDTRR